The proteins below are encoded in one region of Actinomycetota bacterium:
- a CDS encoding type II toxin-antitoxin system VapC family toxin, protein MGGVTALSLPPLFIDSGGWIALNDPRDSQNSAASRFYRDQAFSRYSHIVTTNLIVAETHAYLLKAGAASYGLKYLSLINSSTRVSVIHSTVELEEAAFKLLGKYKDQDFTLCDAVSFSVMKELGINDAFAFDSHFETAGFRRLPK, encoded by the coding sequence TTGGGCGGAGTGACAGCCCTGTCGCTACCGCCCCTCTTCATTGATTCCGGTGGCTGGATTGCTCTCAATGACCCCCGTGATAGTCAAAATAGTGCAGCGAGCCGGTTTTATAGAGACCAGGCGTTCAGCAGGTACAGCCATATTGTCACTACAAATCTGATTGTAGCCGAGACACATGCCTATCTGCTCAAGGCAGGCGCCGCGTCTTATGGTCTCAAGTATCTATCACTGATAAATTCCAGCACCCGCGTTAGTGTTATTCACTCGACAGTGGAGCTGGAGGAAGCGGCTTTTAAACTTCTTGGCAAGTACAAGGACCAGGATTTCACCCTATGCGACGCTGTCAGTTTTTCGGTTATGAAGGAACTGGGCATCAATGATGCTTTTGCCTTCGACTCGCATTTTGAGACCGCCGGATTTCGCCGTTTGCCAAAGTAG